Below is a window of Carassius gibelio isolate Cgi1373 ecotype wild population from Czech Republic chromosome B23, carGib1.2-hapl.c, whole genome shotgun sequence DNA.
AGTACCTCAACTAAAGCACAGCAATGTTTGGTACATGCACAATATGCAGGGCTTTGCCTTTGATGGGcgcacatttgtttaaaaatgactAAGTCATTAATTAAACAGAATGTACCATCTTTCAAGTATGCAGCACTGTTATATCTTTTCTTCAGTCGATCATATTTTTGAGTGTGATACAGAACTCCATTAACCAAGAAACGGCTGTAAGACCAGAAGCAGTTACTTAGATTTCCACATAACTTAGAAATCGCAAGCCTGGAAGAAGTTTTGATGTTTTCCTGAAATGGGGGATGCCCAAAAACCTGGACACtatcatttaatttttcacaTGTATCTGTTCTTcgcttattaaaataaagttatttaacaAATGACTGGACCTTTGCACTCGTATGTTTAGCATTTTCTGGCAATTCTTTCCACAACATAAATTTTCTAACTATTTGTGAAGGGACATTCTGTGTTccattaaaatactttaatagaGTACCCATATTGGATTCAAATGGAAAGGGTGACGTAGCCCATAATGGTCCCCACTGTTTCACACTTTGTGCGATATGTGTGAGCAAGTGTACGTTAAATGTCATGTGGTCTTTCCCATATATTCTTTGAAAttctattacaatttttttaagagCCAGTTCTGACAACAATAGGCTTCTAGTCTTGATCTTTTCCTGGAGTAATATATATACACCAAAcaccaataaaaaaatatgattccaAAATCTGGCAGGGAGTATTCCTTTCAGTACATGGAGAGCATAGAATAGGAGTAATGTTTCCCATTCTGAAGCTTTCCAGAACTTCCTTTCATTCACTGATCTTTGTGTCCTAGTTATCTCAACAggaggttttatttttaaaagtcgcATATCAACCTCTTCCGTCTGTTTGCCAATGTAACAGGGGGCTTCACTGTTTGCTGTATCAAACCACAATGTGGACAGTTGCCGAGTGACTCCAAGGCACACGTTGTGTTGATATTCAGGAATGAAACCATTTATCATTTGGAAATGACTAAGCTTCATTAAAGGAGATGGCCCTTTGACTCCAAATACTGGCTCATTATATGAAGCTGACATTGCATGACTGAAATGAACCCTTTCATTTCGAAGTGCGGGTTCAGGTTGATCGTATGGATATGATTTACCACCTTTATGATAACAGAAGTCACAACCATAAAAACCATTGAACTGCTTTGTGTTACGAAGCATTGGACGAGGCATTGAATCAGAGCTACAAACCACCACAAACACTTTAGAAACATGCCAGTTTCGCTGTGTGTCTTACCAGTCAATACCTTCAATCGCAAATGATAAGACTTCTTTAACACATATGGTGTTAGTAATGTTAGCATGGATGGTTTACTTGGCCCAAACCATAACGCTGACATCAAAATGTGACTTTTTCTCAATTCTGGTTCCAGTTCAATTACCTGACACTGAATTGGCCAAATGCTGCATGTAGAACTTTTGAACACTGGTGTGCCATCACTATTCCAAATTAGCATCAAATCATCTTTTCCAAGAACTCCACTGTCACATAACATTTGATACTCTTCACCAGACTCTATGTCAGAGAGAACCCCACAGGTTCTAGTTTTTTCATTAAGATTGACACCATATTCTTGAAAAAAGCTGCTGAATCTGTGCATACAGGGGCAACACATTCTTAAGGTTTGCATTGGCATCAAATTCTGTATTTCAAGTGTCACACTGAGAGGGACAGTCTCCTCTGACGTCTAGgtattttaaacaactttcacAATAAAAGTGAACTTCAAATTTAGATGAACTTCCAATATCTTTGTGGAAAAGGTAATGTGAAGATGGGATCAGACCTGGAAACATTGTGTTAAACATTCCAGAAAGTGAATAAGTGCTTTGCCTGTTAAATTGTGCCGTAACAGATAGGACATCAGCTTTAATACACTTTCTCCTTTTGAAATAGGCAGGCACAACAATTGGTGAAGAAGTTGAACAAGTGAACAGCTTTTTGTCCTGTGTGGCTCTAACTACAAAATACATGAGTAAGGCTGGTGAGTGGTCCTTTTTTACAGTTCTCATGTATTGTTAAgacagcttttcttttttctttttttttattcaacatacTCTGTGACTAACCACTAATTGAAAAGCACATTTATGCCTTCATCATTACAGCACGAGTAGATATGATCACATTGCATGCCAGAGGATGGAATGAGCGCAAAAAATGAAACCTGCACAAGTACTTGTCTACACGGTACTTGAAggtaagtaaaaaataaagatttcgtCAATGAAGGTTAAATTTCATTTGTCTAAAGTCCACTTATAAGTTGTACATACCAAGTATCTAATACTTTCAGTATTGCTGAAGGTTTTTGTGACTTTCCATTAATTATTCTTTTGAGACTATCCAAAAGACAAAGGAAGTCAAGGAGGACATTGAGGCTATAAAGAAGTGCACGCAAAGGTCTGATGAGGAACTGCAACAGTGGGTCACTGATGTGAGACAGGGGGCAGTTGACAGtaagtatgtacttttttctaTAGatagaaaaatgtgtttattttttttatttttatttttttttacttgttgtgAAATACTCCTCACAGTAGTAGGAGGAGCTCGCTGAGAAACCATGCAACAACAAAAGTGAAAATCAACGAAGAAATGGCTCAAAATGCTAAGTTAATAATTGAACTTGATGTAGTTTTCTCCCTCAAATATATAATACTTACTCACCCTTGAAAAATTAGCAAactgaaaaaatgttttcagaTTCTTTGGCAGAACATTTGTAGatgtccttttttgtttttacatgtgtTCCTACTACATTCTTCTTATTGAATCCTCCTTTTACCATGTTTAATGTATAAGGTGTTTAATAGAAATAGTATAGTTGTTATATTTTTGATAGCACAGAAAATGCATGATACTGATCAAATACCTTCATAAATACTTTACAGCACCAGATGACTTCAGAACAGATGATCCAGTGGCATTGCAACATCTGATTGAAGGCCTATTCTTGGGCATCCAGCAGAAAAAGAGGGATCTGTATCGAGTAACCGGTAAGTAGCCTCCATGCCTTCATGTACTTGTggagttcattttaaaatgtgagaTCTATAGCTGTATCTAAGTAATTTAAATTTGATCATATCTTAACACTGAACAAAGTCTTCCATCTACACTGTGCACTTAAGCCACTACACAACCTTCCTACATTGAGTGAACAGTCCTGCCTTCCTATATGTCCAATGTTACCATCACCCAACTCCCTCCATTACTTGAACATTGGCCACATTCCAGGTTATTTATTATGGTTAAATTAACCAGAGTTGTAGTCAAAATATTGTACAATTGTATTTTTAGTCGCCGATGATATGTACGCtttataacataatttataaggAGCCTTTTGGATGTCCATTAGCACAATGACCAAACTTTATGCATATCCTCCTTAAAATTATTCGTTTTTTCTGCAGACCATAACAAACAGCGACACAAGATCCGAAGACGGATTAGAGAGGATAAGaaaaagctgtttaatgccaTATCCCAATACAATGATCTTCCAACCACCACAGAATCTGTAGATTCAGTTGAAGACCTTCTGGCAGCAGAAAGCCCTATCTGGCCTTGGGATTCTGGTTTGTAAAGTTTGACATTGATAGTTTTAGTGAATCTTCATTTAAACGATTACCTCATTAAACTCCGACTTTCAAAGGAAAGAGGCCCACCATGTGCTTTTCATTTGTTTTGGAAAATCTGGAACAGACTatatcaaattttatttttaaaccgttTTGTTTTTGCCAACTCAGACTACACTCGAGAAAATGAGTAAAGGTCTGATTCGGGCTCGCCCTTTTCTTTTTCAGACTGTAGATTCAACACCAATCACTTGTTGCCTATGTTGTAGGGACAAAGAATTGTGCCATTATTGGATTTTACTCTCAAAAAGGCAATAAGAGGTAGTATTTTAATATGGTGATTAATTCAATTGGTCATTTGTCTTGATAGAACCTGACACTTCCTTAGGCATGAAGAAGAAGGTTTTTGACAGGGTGATGCAGCTGGAGAGACTGATTGAGGAAGAGGCTATACTTTTAGAGGAAATGAAACAACATTGGACTCATCTTACAAGAACCTGCAGGGCCTTGAAGGACCAGGCTAATGTACTAGCAGATGACCTGGCCACACAGAGTGAGTACTAATTTCTTAATTCTGTTTACTTCATATAGTTATATTTAACTGCTTGCAGATGATAATTCATACAAActgcaatattaatgttttggttaattgtgtttttgttttttttgtatatcCCAATTTGATTTTTAGGCTACCCTTCAGGACTGTCTGGTCAAGCTTACCATGGCCTGCACAGTGCTGTCCTCCAAAAATGTGAGGAGATCAAAACAGACATGGTAGCTGTGAAAGAAACCTACTCCCAAATAGTAGTAAATGGGAATGGTGGATCTGTTGTTGAAGAAGATGATGAAGACCCATATGAGAATGTCTCCACAGATGCCTCTACGGATGATGAATTATAGATTCTCTCTTCTCCACTGCACAAACTGGTTTCCTGACTGAGTAGCTCAAGTTAGCTCTCCccattgtaaataataaaaccttGAATCTGAATTTTCAATCACTGTCTGACTGATTCTTAATTTCTTTAGTAAAacaattatcatcattatttcagttttggttataatttgttgtttttatcttGTACACATTTGTTCACCACATATTTTCTACATTGACAAATGGATCAACAATAGAATATATATTGTAGCAggaatgagtcaaatcagacaaatcaaagagtctatcagagctgtgtgcattgaaacatgagctgaattcctcaggaagtcataaatcagttctagtgccacaagaaccaagcaagataaccaaccaaccaacttgttcacacaacagctttcaacattaacaccaatagaacaattattaacaattttaattcgaagaagagattgtcaaatttattgttcgtgattgaaatgcaacgctggacatcacatgtaaacccaggagatcaagttaaatacttgcattgacttcccccccacccagaagaaccagactgaaattcctaagggggaagggctttaaacctttgtcttcacagaaaagtcctttgccagagaatggaaaagaaaccctttttatacattatatatggaccagaatgaactcaaaaaaaaaagacttatgaatgaatcattccattgcttaactccatattcatttacgtgtaacccacacatttgactatcatgtataatcacttattgtgtatgtcttttgataactataggatacctagtcatgtctattATTGAAATAATCACATtgtcttgcttgatattgtcctgacaatcatttatttgtaaaatatatcataatcatgttataggaatcatgtccaaaattagaccctgtgaggcaagatgcttggtaagataaacaaatgatttatgatacccaccccaagaacatatctgattggtcaaggcaacatttgaggggtggccaacaaggaagttttaaatactttggatcccatgaaattttgcttttagttctagtctagctgctgctattagccatgtcggcttttggttctagccttgcttttagtctggcttttagttctagtctagctgctgctattagccatgtcggtttttagtctagcatt
It encodes the following:
- the LOC128011641 gene encoding uncharacterized protein LOC128011641 — encoded protein: MILIKYLHKYFTAPDDFRTDDPVALQHLIEGLFLGIQQKKRDLYRVTDHNKQRHKIRRRIREDKKKLFNAISQYNDLPTTTESVDSVEDLLAAESPIWPWDSEPDTSLGMKKKVFDRVMQLERLIEEEAILLEEMKQHWTHLTRTCRALKDQANVLADDLATQSYPSGLSGQAYHGLHSAVLQKCEEIKTDMVAVKETYSQIVVNGNGGSVVEEDDEDPYENVSTDASTDDEL